The following are encoded together in the Deltaproteobacteria bacterium genome:
- a CDS encoding AAA family ATPase produces the protein MHLKKVTLFSEKYPTTEYYPFNLQVLRQTRSILFHAPVTFFVGENGTGKSTLLRALCHRCGIHIWQEEQRPRVEMNPYEESLYMFIRAEWCNGRVPGSFFGSETFKDFAQYLDEWAAVDPEMLTYFGGKSLITQSHGQSLMSLFRARYRIRGLYLLDEPETALSPRSQLELLKVLNDMGKAGHAQFIIATHSPILLASPGAAIVSFDAVPVREIAYEETEHYRIYHRFMTDRAAFLNHL, from the coding sequence ATGCACCTCAAAAAGGTAACGCTTTTCTCTGAAAAATACCCGACCACTGAATACTATCCCTTCAATCTTCAAGTCCTTCGCCAGACCCGGAGCATCTTGTTTCATGCGCCCGTAACCTTTTTTGTGGGAGAAAACGGTACGGGAAAATCAACACTCCTCAGGGCCCTCTGTCATCGCTGCGGCATCCATATTTGGCAGGAAGAGCAGCGTCCCCGCGTGGAAATGAATCCCTATGAGGAGTCCCTTTACATGTTTATCAGGGCTGAATGGTGTAACGGAAGGGTGCCGGGGTCATTCTTCGGGTCTGAGACGTTCAAGGACTTTGCCCAGTATTTAGACGAATGGGCCGCAGTAGATCCTGAGATGCTCACCTATTTCGGGGGAAAATCCCTCATCACCCAGTCCCACGGCCAGTCCCTCATGAGCCTGTTCAGGGCACGCTACCGCATTAGAGGTCTGTACCTGTTGGATGAACCCGAGACCGCCCTGTCCCCCAGGAGCCAGTTAGAACTGCTCAAGGTACTGAACGATATGGGAAAAGCGGGACACGCCCAATTTATCATCGCCACGCACTCGCCGATTCTGCTGGCATCCCCCGGAGCGGCCATTGTCAGTTTTGATGCCGTGCCGGTCCGGGAGATCGCCTACGAGGAGACCGAGCACTACCGGATCTATCACCGTTTTATGACCGACCGGGCCGCCTTTTTGAACCATTTGTAA
- a CDS encoding indolepyruvate ferredoxin oxidoreductase subunit alpha, which yields MMHEEIFLGNGAIALGLVEAGVQVVTSYPGTPSSEILPEVVRLVKSENLNTYVEWSTNEKVALDNAFAAAVSGKRAACCMKQVGLNVAADSLMSAAYIGTKGGFVIISCDDPGPHSSQTEQDTRLMARFAKVPVLDPSDPEEARQMAGLALALSEEFEIPVILRPAIRVCHARQDLVRREIPRNEQKASFEKDPGRWAATPRFRFILHGELNRKLKDIGQRFDTLAPYNFHNLTEGKQYPLGILAAGVSYAVVKDILAEEDRDDIPVLKLCAPYPFPERLAAEFMSACDKVLVVEETDTVIEYFLRDRKKVLGRLSGHVPSEGELVPEAVYGVIDLTLTSLDLRGFKSGENGGAAQLVKGLKLPIRKPTLCPGCPHRASFFAIRKARPKAIFTSDIGCYTLGLNLGGVDTCLDMGAGITMASGFYHSFAQDRIDQPIVATIGDSTFYHSGTAGLLNAVYNDARFILVILDNQTTAMTGMQPTPGLGIRADGSRGKAIPLERVVAGCGVDFIEEIDPYDVKGMVKLIKKAVAHVNDPDGGIAVIIARHPCVIAYRGAAIPKKVKVTVTDDCVDCNFCLDRFECPALYRDETLGHTAVNQALCAQCGVCLEICPKGAIVAA from the coding sequence ATGATGCACGAAGAAATCTTTCTGGGAAACGGGGCCATTGCATTGGGTCTCGTTGAGGCAGGGGTTCAGGTGGTCACCTCCTACCCGGGCACCCCCAGCTCTGAAATCCTGCCCGAGGTGGTCCGGCTCGTCAAATCAGAAAATCTCAATACCTACGTGGAATGGTCGACCAATGAGAAGGTGGCCCTGGACAATGCATTTGCCGCAGCTGTTTCAGGCAAACGGGCGGCCTGCTGCATGAAACAGGTCGGTCTCAATGTGGCCGCAGACTCTCTCATGAGCGCCGCTTATATCGGAACGAAGGGCGGGTTTGTCATCATTTCCTGTGATGATCCGGGTCCCCATTCCTCGCAGACAGAGCAGGATACCCGGCTCATGGCCCGTTTTGCCAAGGTGCCGGTCCTGGATCCGTCCGACCCTGAAGAGGCCCGGCAGATGGCCGGCCTTGCCCTCGCCCTTTCAGAAGAATTCGAGATTCCCGTTATCTTGAGACCCGCCATCCGGGTATGTCATGCGCGACAGGACCTGGTTCGGAGGGAGATTCCCCGTAATGAACAAAAGGCGTCCTTTGAAAAGGACCCGGGCCGATGGGCGGCAACCCCACGGTTCCGGTTCATTCTCCACGGTGAACTGAACCGGAAACTGAAAGACATCGGTCAGCGATTCGATACGCTTGCCCCATACAATTTTCACAACCTGACAGAGGGAAAGCAGTATCCTCTGGGAATCCTGGCTGCGGGGGTCTCTTACGCCGTGGTGAAGGATATTCTGGCGGAAGAAGACCGCGACGATATTCCGGTGCTGAAGCTGTGTGCGCCCTATCCCTTCCCCGAAAGACTGGCCGCGGAGTTCATGTCTGCCTGCGACAAGGTGCTCGTGGTCGAGGAGACCGACACCGTGATCGAGTATTTTCTCAGGGATCGCAAAAAGGTGTTGGGTCGACTCTCGGGCCATGTTCCGTCTGAAGGGGAACTGGTGCCCGAGGCCGTTTATGGAGTGATCGACCTGACGCTCACATCACTCGATCTCAGGGGCTTTAAAAGCGGTGAGAATGGGGGAGCGGCCCAACTGGTCAAGGGCCTCAAGCTCCCCATACGCAAACCGACCCTCTGTCCCGGCTGTCCCCACCGGGCCTCCTTTTTTGCCATTCGTAAGGCCCGGCCGAAGGCGATATTCACCTCGGACATCGGCTGCTATACCTTGGGGCTCAACCTGGGGGGCGTCGATACCTGTCTCGATATGGGCGCCGGCATCACCATGGCCTCCGGCTTTTACCATTCCTTTGCCCAGGACCGGATCGATCAGCCGATCGTGGCCACCATCGGGGATTCCACCTTTTATCATTCCGGCACCGCAGGGCTGTTGAATGCAGTTTACAACGACGCGCGATTCATCCTGGTGATTCTCGACAACCAGACCACCGCCATGACCGGGATGCAGCCTACCCCGGGCCTGGGAATCCGGGCGGACGGCAGCCGGGGAAAGGCCATTCCCCTGGAGAGGGTCGTGGCCGGATGCGGGGTCGACTTTATCGAGGAGATCGATCCCTACGACGTGAAGGGGATGGTCAAACTGATCAAAAAGGCCGTTGCGCATGTAAATGATCCGGACGGGGGGATCGCCGTTATTATCGCCCGCCATCCCTGCGTCATTGCCTACAGGGGAGCGGCCATTCCGAAAAAGGTGAAGGTCACGGTCACGGACGATTGCGTGGATTGCAACTTCTGCCTGGACCGGTTTGAATGTCCGGCCCTCTACAGGGATGAAACCCTGGGTCACACCGCCGTCAACCAGGCCCTCTGCGCCCAGTGCGGCGTCTGCCTGGAGATCTGCCCCAAGGGGGCTATTGTGGCAGCATAG